One Dictyoglomus thermophilum H-6-12 DNA window includes the following coding sequences:
- a CDS encoding ABC transporter permease, with amino-acid sequence MKIEGIKKILIYFLKRAIAIFITVAIAIYLTIVIANAGGYVDKIIEDEIRMDVAMAIRNDPSVRGFTDEQKQKIIENRVRNEMRRRGLDQPFIIRSIYHLKRALLLDLGTASSMTSDSGSMLVKNIILERIPLSILLFTTITIINFFSALYLGLKLSRRYGSFLDKLIVYLSPLSTIPGWFYGIFLIMIFYSWLHILPPGGFIDFPPPPTLLGKILNVAKHMILPVLSWFISSIFLSAYSERNFFLIYSTEDYVEVAKAKGLPDKVIERRYILRPALPPIITSFALALISSWMGAIVTEAVFNWPGLGMVLSRAIGTFDAPVIVGVTVIYAYLLGATVLILDFIYALIDPRVRI; translated from the coding sequence ATGAAAATAGAAGGGATTAAAAAAATTCTTATTTACTTTTTAAAAAGAGCTATTGCTATATTTATTACTGTTGCAATAGCAATTTATCTCACTATTGTTATAGCCAATGCCGGAGGATATGTAGATAAGATTATAGAAGATGAAATAAGAATGGATGTAGCAATGGCAATAAGAAATGACCCTTCTGTAAGAGGATTTACTGACGAACAAAAACAAAAAATAATAGAAAATAGAGTAAGGAATGAGATGAGGAGAAGAGGTTTAGACCAACCTTTCATAATAAGAAGTATTTATCACCTAAAAAGGGCATTGCTGCTTGACTTAGGTACTGCCTCTTCTATGACCAGTGATAGCGGTTCTATGCTTGTGAAAAACATTATCTTAGAAAGAATTCCTTTATCTATTCTTCTTTTTACAACTATAACCATAATTAACTTCTTTTCTGCTTTATATTTAGGCCTGAAACTTTCAAGAAGATATGGATCCTTCTTAGATAAGTTAATAGTTTATCTTTCCCCCCTTTCCACGATTCCTGGATGGTTTTATGGTATATTTCTTATAATGATATTTTATTCTTGGCTTCATATACTGCCCCCAGGAGGCTTTATTGATTTTCCTCCCCCACCAACCTTATTAGGTAAAATATTAAATGTGGCAAAGCATATGATATTACCAGTTCTCTCTTGGTTTATAAGCTCCATATTTTTAAGTGCCTATAGCGAGAGAAACTTCTTCTTGATTTATTCCACCGAAGATTATGTGGAAGTGGCAAAAGCAAAAGGTTTGCCAGATAAGGTGATAGAAAGAAGATATATTTTAAGGCCAGCCCTACCTCCTATTATTACTTCTTTTGCCCTTGCTCTCATCTCTTCTTGGATGGGCGCAATTGTAACAGAAGCAGTATTTAATTGGCCTGGACTTGGTATGGTTTTAAGTAGAGCAATAGGGACTTTTGATGCTCCTGTGATAGTTGGAGTCACAGTAATATACGCTTACCTCCTTGGAGCTACAGTACTTATTTTAGATTTTATATATGCTCTCATTGATCCTCGAGTGAGAATATGA